From a single Sinomonas atrocyanea genomic region:
- a CDS encoding YcnI family copper-binding membrane protein, producing the protein MKSSFRRALTVAATTAATAALIGTGAAAANAHVSVSPDDTGAGGFSHLTFNIPNESPTAKTTKVEVKLPTDTPFTSVSVKPVEGWSAQVVTTTLPKPVTVAGATVTKAPTEVVWTADAAHEIGPNEYQAFSLSVGRLPAAGTTVVLPATQTYTDGKVVTWDQKAEAGREEPEHPAPSFTTTAADDAAPSPSASPQTAAPASQTTDATAAWGLGLGVLGAVLGAAALGLVLAGRRRAAK; encoded by the coding sequence ATGAAGAGCTCCTTCCGCCGCGCCCTCACGGTCGCGGCCACCACCGCAGCGACCGCCGCACTGATCGGCACCGGCGCCGCGGCCGCCAACGCCCATGTCTCCGTCAGCCCGGACGACACCGGCGCCGGCGGGTTCTCGCACCTCACCTTCAACATCCCCAACGAGTCCCCGACCGCCAAGACCACGAAGGTCGAGGTCAAGCTCCCCACCGACACCCCGTTCACCTCGGTCTCGGTCAAGCCGGTCGAGGGCTGGAGCGCCCAGGTGGTCACCACCACCCTGCCCAAGCCGGTCACCGTGGCCGGCGCAACCGTCACGAAGGCCCCCACCGAGGTGGTCTGGACGGCCGACGCCGCCCACGAGATCGGCCCCAACGAGTACCAGGCCTTCTCCCTCTCCGTCGGCCGGCTCCCCGCCGCCGGCACCACCGTGGTCCTGCCCGCGACCCAGACGTACACCGACGGAAAGGTCGTCACCTGGGACCAGAAGGCGGAGGCGGGCAGGGAGGAGCCGGAGCACCCCGCGCCGTCGTTCACCACCACCGCGGCCGACGACGCCGCCCCGAGCCCATCGGCATCACCGCAGACCGCTGCCCCGGCCTCCCAGACCACGGACGCCACCGCAGCCTGGGGCCTCGGGCTCGGCGTGCTCGGCGCCGTCCTCGGTGCCGCCGCCCTCGGGCTCGTCCTGGCCGGCCGCCGCCGGGCCGCGAAGTAA
- a CDS encoding 1-phosphofructokinase family hexose kinase — translation MEGAQPSGARQILTLTVNPALDISTATAKVESSHKLRCGASRVDPGGGGVNVARVIQRLGGRSVALFTAGGPTGEAYRRLVEAERVPSLVVPIRGSTRQNFTVDETSSGRQYRFVLEGPELSEAEWVSCLDLVAHTVPRGGYVVASGSLPPGVPDDFYARVARLARENGARCLVDASGSALGRALSEGVFLVKPSLRELAEHAGGALESEQDQMDAAAALVSGGSAEYVALTLGARGAALASSSGVLRLRVPSVPVVSTVGAGDSFMAAFVLRMAQGRPAGEAFRAAVAAGSAAVMTPATELCHRADVERLEAELRSA, via the coding sequence ATGGAAGGGGCACAGCCCTCCGGGGCGAGGCAGATCCTGACGCTGACGGTCAACCCGGCCCTGGACATCAGCACCGCGACGGCGAAGGTGGAGAGCAGCCACAAGCTCCGGTGCGGTGCCAGCCGGGTGGACCCGGGCGGGGGCGGCGTGAACGTGGCCCGGGTGATCCAGCGGCTCGGAGGGCGCAGCGTGGCCCTGTTCACCGCGGGCGGCCCCACCGGGGAGGCCTACCGCCGTCTCGTCGAGGCCGAGCGCGTCCCCAGCCTCGTGGTGCCCATCCGGGGCAGCACGCGCCAGAACTTCACCGTGGACGAGACCTCGAGCGGCCGGCAGTACCGGTTCGTGCTGGAGGGCCCTGAACTCAGCGAGGCCGAGTGGGTCAGCTGCCTCGATCTCGTGGCGCACACGGTCCCACGGGGCGGGTACGTGGTGGCCAGCGGGAGCCTGCCGCCGGGGGTGCCGGACGACTTCTATGCCCGGGTGGCCCGCCTCGCGCGGGAGAACGGTGCGCGCTGCCTCGTCGACGCCTCCGGCTCCGCCCTCGGCAGGGCCCTCAGTGAGGGCGTGTTCCTGGTCAAGCCCAGCCTGCGCGAGCTCGCGGAGCACGCGGGCGGGGCCCTCGAGAGCGAACAGGACCAGATGGACGCGGCCGCCGCGCTGGTCTCCGGAGGGTCAGCCGAGTACGTCGCCCTCACCCTGGGCGCGCGGGGCGCCGCCCTGGCGTCGAGCTCCGGCGTCCTGCGCCTGCGGGTCCCCAGCGTGCCGGTGGTCAGCACCGTCGGCGCCGGGGACAGCTTCATGGCAGCATTCGTCCTGCGGATGGCGCAGGGACGCCCCGCCGGGGAGGCCTTCAGGGCCGCCGTGGCTGCCGGGAGCGCGGCCGTGATGACCCCGGCCACCGAGCTGTGCCACCGCGCAGACGTGGAACGCCTCGAGGCCGAGCTGCGCTCGGCGTGA
- a CDS encoding MFS transporter, whose translation MANGSPAAQERAPLLRPWHFVLAFGVVSLLADMVYEGARSIIGPYLGTLGASATVVGLVAGAGEFIGYGLRVLSGLAVRRTQHYWAWTITGYALTVLSVPLIGATGLIAPALLLYGTERLGKAVRSPAKDTLLSHASTRTGRGSAFGVHQALDQTGAMLGPLLLAAVLAWNEGDYRLAFGVLAVPGVLVLAMLAWLRTRVPDPAVYEHDGGAPAPARGPDAKGMARAHLPARFWQYTAAVAVLSCGVAPFPLMAFRAQTTWLLGDALVPVVFAVAMAVDGLSGLVVGRLYDRRGPLVLLAVPAAAAVAAISFGASAPLVWTGAAVWGIVNGVLDSTVKAVVTELVPSHSRAVAFGWLALVRGLGLLAAGGILGAAYAASPAAAVTVILVANALAFVGLALVLRRLRRA comes from the coding sequence ATGGCGAACGGCAGCCCCGCCGCCCAGGAGCGCGCGCCCCTGCTGCGCCCCTGGCACTTCGTCCTCGCCTTCGGGGTGGTGAGCCTGCTGGCGGACATGGTCTACGAGGGCGCCCGCAGCATCATCGGCCCCTACCTGGGCACGCTCGGCGCCAGCGCCACCGTGGTGGGCCTGGTGGCCGGGGCGGGGGAGTTCATCGGCTACGGCCTGCGCGTGCTCTCCGGCCTGGCGGTGCGCCGCACCCAGCACTACTGGGCATGGACCATCACCGGCTACGCCCTCACCGTCCTGAGCGTCCCGCTCATCGGGGCCACGGGCCTGATCGCCCCGGCGCTGCTGCTGTACGGCACCGAGCGGCTCGGCAAGGCCGTCCGCTCCCCGGCCAAGGACACGCTCCTCTCCCACGCCTCGACCAGGACCGGCCGCGGCAGCGCCTTCGGCGTCCACCAGGCGCTGGACCAGACGGGCGCCATGCTCGGGCCCCTGCTCCTGGCAGCCGTCCTGGCCTGGAACGAGGGCGACTACCGGCTCGCCTTCGGCGTGCTCGCCGTCCCCGGGGTGCTCGTCCTGGCGATGCTCGCCTGGCTGCGCACCCGCGTGCCGGACCCAGCCGTCTACGAGCACGACGGCGGTGCTCCCGCCCCCGCCCGCGGCCCGGACGCCAAGGGCATGGCCCGGGCCCACCTGCCGGCTAGGTTCTGGCAGTACACGGCCGCGGTGGCGGTTCTCTCCTGCGGCGTCGCGCCGTTCCCGCTCATGGCCTTCCGCGCCCAGACCACCTGGCTCCTCGGCGACGCCCTCGTCCCGGTGGTCTTCGCCGTTGCGATGGCCGTGGACGGGCTCAGCGGGCTCGTGGTGGGGCGGCTCTACGACCGCCGTGGCCCGCTCGTGCTCCTCGCCGTCCCCGCCGCGGCCGCCGTCGCCGCGATCTCCTTCGGCGCCAGCGCCCCGCTGGTCTGGACGGGCGCTGCGGTGTGGGGGATTGTCAACGGCGTGCTGGACTCCACCGTCAAGGCCGTGGTCACCGAGCTGGTCCCCTCGCACTCCCGCGCGGTGGCGTTCGGCTGGCTCGCCCTCGTCCGCGGCCTCGGCCTGCTCGCCGCCGGCGGCATCCTCGGCGCCGCCTACGCTGCCAGCCCGGCCGCCGCGGTGACCGTGATCCTGGTCGCGAATGCCCTGGCCTTCGTGGGCCTGGCCCTCGTGCTGCGCCGGCTCCGGCGCGCCTGA
- a CDS encoding copper resistance CopC family protein: MRTTARARLLRTAASVLVAAAALLPAPAAQAHDVIESTNPADGSTVATLPASVVLTFDHTPIGVGTEILVKDPTGTNQADGPAKIVDTSVTQPLKSGAPAGKYTVVWRVVSADSHPIEGTFTFTAKAAGGAAAAASGAQSAGAQSTGAAQSAPAQAAPASGSSASGSSGGAMALWLGIGAAVLVLVALAAFFVRRALRPGLEE; the protein is encoded by the coding sequence ATGCGCACCACTGCACGTGCCCGCCTCCTGCGCACCGCCGCGAGCGTCCTCGTCGCCGCGGCCGCCCTCCTCCCGGCCCCAGCGGCCCAGGCGCACGACGTCATCGAGTCGACCAACCCGGCCGACGGGTCCACTGTGGCGACCCTGCCGGCGTCGGTGGTCCTGACGTTCGACCACACGCCCATCGGGGTGGGCACCGAGATCCTCGTCAAGGACCCCACCGGGACCAACCAGGCGGACGGGCCGGCGAAGATCGTGGACACCAGCGTCACCCAGCCCCTCAAGTCCGGCGCCCCCGCCGGGAAGTACACCGTGGTGTGGCGCGTGGTCTCGGCGGACTCCCACCCCATCGAGGGCACCTTCACGTTCACGGCCAAGGCCGCTGGCGGCGCTGCGGCTGCGGCCTCGGGGGCCCAAAGCGCGGGGGCCCAGAGCACGGGGGCCGCGCAGTCGGCCCCTGCGCAGGCCGCCCCCGCGTCGGGCTCTTCTGCCTCCGGCTCCTCCGGCGGCGCGATGGCGCTGTGGCTGGGCATTGGCGCGGCCGTCCTGGTGCTGGTGGCGCTGGCGGCGTTCTTCGTCCGGCGGGCCCTCAGGCCCGGCCTGGAGGAGTAG
- a CDS encoding response regulator transcription factor has translation MGRSGTDGVPIRVYLLSGRESARHTRRRLLEAQGMAVVGEAGSADEACAQILALRPDVAVLDSRLGDGTGGEVCLQVRSADPAITCVIVAGDRDARARREAVLAGACGCLPEQISGGDLGAAIGRAAAGELLFDPEDEEWALEGAIEEAVMRRGLDLSPQESRVLELLHRGLTNRQIAHEMAVAQKTAQTCVSSALAKLGRAHRTEPPQHVPRPAHRAGLRRPLLTP, from the coding sequence ATGGGGCGCAGCGGAACGGACGGCGTGCCGATTCGGGTCTACCTCCTCAGCGGCCGCGAATCGGCCCGGCATACGCGCAGGCGTCTGCTCGAGGCGCAGGGGATGGCCGTTGTGGGAGAGGCCGGCTCTGCGGACGAGGCCTGTGCCCAGATCCTCGCGCTGCGGCCGGACGTGGCGGTGCTGGATTCCCGCCTCGGCGACGGAACAGGCGGCGAGGTCTGCCTGCAGGTGCGCTCGGCGGACCCGGCGATCACCTGCGTGATCGTGGCCGGGGACCGGGACGCGAGGGCCCGCCGGGAGGCCGTCCTCGCCGGGGCGTGCGGCTGCCTGCCGGAGCAGATCTCCGGCGGGGACCTCGGCGCGGCGATCGGCCGCGCCGCCGCGGGGGAGCTCCTCTTCGATCCCGAGGACGAGGAGTGGGCCCTCGAGGGCGCGATCGAGGAGGCCGTCATGCGCCGGGGCCTCGACCTGAGCCCCCAGGAATCCCGGGTGCTCGAGCTGCTGCACCGCGGGCTGACGAACCGGCAGATCGCCCACGAGATGGCGGTGGCCCAGAAGACCGCCCAGACCTGCGTCTCCTCGGCCCTGGCGAAGCTCGGCCGGGCACACCGGACCGAACCGCCCCAGCATGTGCCCCGGCCGGCCCACAGGGCAGGGCTCCGCCGACCGCTCCTGACTCCCTAG